One genomic region from Dehalobacter restrictus DSM 9455 encodes:
- a CDS encoding helix-turn-helix domain-containing protein has protein sequence MAKNKHLTDSERLQIEQLLREGVSLKRIAVTLEKSASTISREIRARAIESNKYAPYRIHNRCANLNVCQKMQICSDKPNCTRKCSRCNYCNAVCEEFEERRCHRLYDPPYVCNGCLEAYQCVLRKKYYLHRNAHEAYREMLVESRSGANITEDELLYLDEWISPLIQRGQSVHHIAVHNADRLIVSEKSIYRYVSGGLFKARNIDMPRVCRLKPRKTKTVEHKIDSTCRLGRTYADFLAFTEASDAPVVEIDSVIGRVGGKVLLTMMFKSCDLMLAFIRERNTSQSVIDVFNCLDETLSREVFSRLLSVCLTDNGSEFSNPKALEYDAQGRRRTRLYYCDPFASYQKPNVELNHEFIRKILPKGTSFDALCQGDIDLMMSHINSYSREKLGDKSPLDVFSFIYGYDDVLKNWESAGFLLIKSC, from the coding sequence ATGGCAAAAAACAAGCATCTCACTGATTCGGAGCGTCTACAAATTGAGCAGCTACTGCGAGAGGGCGTATCTCTTAAGCGGATTGCCGTCACCCTTGAAAAAAGCGCATCCACCATTTCCCGTGAAATTCGCGCCCGCGCCATTGAAAGCAATAAATATGCGCCATACCGTATCCATAACCGCTGCGCCAATCTCAATGTCTGCCAAAAAATGCAGATCTGCTCCGACAAGCCTAATTGCACAAGAAAGTGTTCCCGCTGTAATTACTGCAATGCCGTATGCGAGGAATTCGAGGAGCGACGCTGCCACAGGCTTTATGATCCACCGTATGTCTGCAACGGTTGTCTTGAAGCTTACCAGTGTGTCCTACGGAAAAAGTATTACCTCCACAGAAATGCTCATGAGGCATACCGAGAGATGCTGGTGGAATCCCGCTCCGGTGCAAATATTACCGAGGATGAACTGCTCTACCTTGACGAATGGATCAGTCCCCTCATCCAGCGTGGGCAATCTGTTCATCACATCGCAGTCCACAATGCCGACAGGCTTATCGTCAGTGAGAAATCCATCTACCGCTATGTTTCCGGCGGACTCTTTAAGGCGAGAAACATTGACATGCCCCGGGTCTGCCGCCTTAAGCCCAGAAAAACCAAAACGGTGGAGCATAAAATCGACAGCACCTGCAGGCTTGGCCGCACCTACGCCGACTTCCTGGCCTTTACGGAAGCATCAGACGCTCCGGTCGTTGAGATAGATTCAGTTATCGGGCGTGTCGGTGGAAAGGTCCTGCTCACGATGATGTTCAAGTCCTGTGACTTGATGCTGGCCTTCATCAGGGAACGCAATACCTCCCAGTCCGTTATCGACGTCTTCAACTGCCTAGACGAAACTCTTAGCAGAGAGGTGTTCAGCCGCCTTCTTTCCGTTTGCCTCACTGACAACGGTTCAGAGTTTTCAAACCCGAAAGCTTTGGAGTATGATGCACAGGGCCGCCGCAGGACGCGGCTGTACTACTGCGACCCATTCGCATCATACCAGAAGCCCAACGTGGAGTTGAACCACGAGTTCATTAGGAAAATATTGCCCAAAGGCACATCGTTTGACGCCCTGTGCCAAGGGGATATTGACCTTATGATGTCGCATATCAACTCCTATTCCAGGGAGAAACTGGGCGACAAATCGCCGTTGGATGTGTTTAGTTTCATCTACGGGTACGATGATGTCCTTAAAAACTGGGAATCAGCAGGATTCCTGCTAATAAAATCCTGCTGA
- a CDS encoding IMP dehydrogenase — MATYFDEPSHTFGEYLLVPGYSSADCTPTNVSLKTPVVKYKKGEESSINTNIPLVSAIMQSVSDDKMAIALAREGGISFIYCSQPIDTQAQMIARVKNYKAGFVTSDSNITPDSTLANILALKAKTDHSTVAVTSDGTATGKLLGLVTTRDYRVSRMSKDTKVKEFMTKFEDLICGSDQITLSEANDIIWDHKLNALPLIDKDQNLKYLVFRKDYDSHKEYERELLDASKRYIVGAGINTRDYEERVPALVNAGSDVLCIDSSEGFSEWQKRTIDFIRKKYGESVKVGAGNVVDREGFLFLAEAGADFVKVGIGGGSICITREQKGIGRGQATALIEVANARDQYFKETGIYIPVCSDGGIVHDYHITLALAMGADFIMLGRYFSRFDESPTNKVNINGSYMKEYWGEGSNRARNWQRYDLGGDGKLSFEEGVDSYVPYAGSLKDNVTLSLNKVRSTMSNCGVLTIPELHKNAKLTLVSATSIVEGGSHDVLLKDNSYIK, encoded by the coding sequence ATGGCAACTTATTTTGATGAACCTTCCCATACTTTTGGAGAATATTTATTAGTACCCGGGTATTCTTCGGCAGACTGTACCCCGACAAATGTAAGTCTGAAGACTCCCGTTGTAAAATACAAAAAAGGTGAGGAATCTTCCATTAATACGAATATTCCTCTGGTATCGGCAATCATGCAGTCTGTTTCGGACGATAAAATGGCAATTGCTCTGGCCAGAGAAGGCGGTATTTCGTTTATTTATTGTTCTCAGCCGATTGATACCCAGGCTCAGATGATTGCGCGGGTCAAAAACTATAAGGCAGGTTTTGTGACCAGCGATTCCAATATAACCCCGGACAGCACGCTGGCGAACATTTTGGCCCTGAAAGCCAAAACGGATCATTCCACAGTGGCGGTGACCTCAGACGGTACAGCTACGGGTAAGCTGCTGGGTCTTGTTACGACCAGAGATTACCGCGTCAGCAGAATGTCCAAAGATACGAAAGTCAAAGAATTCATGACAAAGTTTGAGGATCTGATCTGCGGAAGTGATCAGATCACCCTGAGTGAAGCCAACGATATTATTTGGGACCATAAGCTGAATGCTTTACCTTTGATCGATAAAGACCAAAACCTTAAGTATCTGGTCTTCCGCAAAGACTATGATTCCCATAAAGAATACGAAAGGGAACTTCTGGACGCCTCCAAAAGGTATATTGTCGGAGCAGGGATTAATACGAGGGACTATGAAGAACGAGTGCCTGCGCTGGTTAATGCCGGATCAGATGTTCTTTGCATTGATTCTTCCGAAGGCTTTTCGGAATGGCAGAAAAGGACGATCGATTTTATCCGCAAAAAATACGGTGAATCCGTAAAGGTTGGCGCCGGGAACGTCGTGGACCGCGAGGGATTCTTATTCCTGGCCGAAGCGGGGGCCGACTTTGTCAAAGTCGGCATTGGCGGCGGGTCGATCTGCATTACCCGCGAACAAAAAGGGATAGGCCGCGGACAGGCTACCGCGTTGATTGAAGTTGCCAATGCGCGCGATCAATATTTCAAGGAAACCGGAATTTATATCCCCGTCTGCTCGGATGGCGGTATCGTCCATGATTACCATATTACACTGGCGCTGGCGATGGGGGCCGATTTTATCATGCTTGGCCGGTATTTTTCACGTTTTGATGAGAGCCCGACGAACAAAGTCAATATCAATGGCAGCTACATGAAGGAATACTGGGGAGAAGGCTCTAACCGTGCCAGGAATTGGCAGCGCTACGATCTCGGCGGTGACGGCAAGCTTTCTTTTGAAGAAGGCGTTGACTCCTATGTGCCATACGCCGGCAGTTTAAAAGACAACGTAACCCTGAGCCTGAACAAAGTCCGTTCAACCATGAGCAACTGTGGGGTTTTGACGATTCCAGAACTGCACAAAAATGCCAAACTCACGCTCGTATCCGCAACAAGCATCGTGGAAGGCGGTTCACATGACGTCCTTCTGAAGGATAACAGCTATATAAAATAA
- the iorA gene encoding indolepyruvate ferredoxin oxidoreductase subunit alpha: MEQVLLMGNEAIAMGAIRAGVAVVTGYPGTPSTEILETVARKNPGNIYVEWSVNEKSALEVAAGAAYAGLRTMVTMKQVGLNVASDPLMSLAYIGVEGGMVIVVADDPGPISSQTEQDTRHFASFAKLPVFDPSSPEEAYQMIGDAFAYSEEYKTPVLFRPTTRVCHGSASIVLEPAQAASSAGAFVKNPKWTIFPRLSYEKHLQIEARRPILEADFSSYPCNILTGSGKKGIATGGISYAYTCEAIQALKECRQRENDVQKNSSDIDYKLFKVSTPHPFPVRLALEFLSGLDEVLVIEELDPVIEKELIFLCGQYHLPVKVFGKLSGHTPQAGENSIEIARKAITKFLKKPNQDEDCRLNLSTLNAKHEDINNKEECIAEEDQQTVEVIQPEQPALPVRPSVLCAGCPHRASFYAVKKAMKGKKAVFSGDIGCYTLGNASPLEMVDTCLCMGAGITIAQGLHRAEPDTVNFAFIGDSTFFHTGIAGVINAVYNETDIVLIILDNSTTAMTGHQPHPGTGKTMMGNIAEKISIPAVLQALGVKQITTCNPLNLKQAVAAIQDAAAVRGVSAVIFEYPCIAIAKPGPQFTVDPGKCSGCKRCIKELGCPAITWKVDKAEIDSALCYGCSLCTQVCSFAAIGGEPV; the protein is encoded by the coding sequence ATGGAACAAGTACTCTTAATGGGGAATGAGGCAATTGCCATGGGAGCTATCCGGGCCGGCGTTGCGGTTGTAACCGGCTATCCAGGCACGCCTTCCACTGAAATATTGGAAACAGTCGCCCGGAAGAATCCCGGGAATATTTATGTTGAATGGTCCGTCAATGAAAAATCCGCGCTGGAAGTTGCGGCTGGTGCAGCCTATGCTGGTCTCAGAACGATGGTCACCATGAAACAAGTTGGTCTTAATGTTGCCTCCGATCCATTAATGAGCCTCGCTTATATCGGGGTAGAGGGGGGAATGGTCATCGTTGTTGCCGATGATCCCGGACCTATTTCTTCCCAGACAGAGCAGGATACCCGTCATTTTGCTTCTTTTGCCAAACTGCCTGTCTTTGACCCATCTTCACCGGAAGAAGCTTATCAGATGATTGGCGATGCGTTTGCCTATTCGGAAGAATACAAGACCCCGGTCTTATTTCGTCCAACCACGCGTGTTTGTCATGGCAGCGCCTCTATCGTACTCGAACCCGCCCAGGCGGCTTCTTCGGCCGGCGCTTTTGTCAAAAATCCGAAATGGACGATTTTTCCTCGCCTTTCTTATGAAAAGCATCTGCAAATTGAAGCCAGACGTCCAATACTGGAAGCGGACTTTTCCTCCTATCCCTGCAATATATTAACCGGCAGCGGTAAAAAAGGTATTGCCACAGGCGGCATCAGTTATGCTTATACGTGTGAAGCGATCCAGGCGCTAAAGGAGTGCCGTCAACGCGAAAACGATGTTCAGAAGAATAGTTCGGATATTGACTATAAACTCTTCAAAGTTTCAACGCCGCATCCTTTTCCGGTAAGACTGGCCCTGGAATTCTTAAGCGGCCTCGATGAAGTACTGGTGATCGAAGAACTGGATCCAGTGATTGAAAAAGAATTGATTTTCCTGTGCGGCCAATACCATTTGCCTGTCAAAGTCTTCGGCAAACTGAGCGGCCATACCCCTCAGGCTGGGGAAAACAGCATTGAAATCGCGCGCAAGGCAATCACGAAATTCTTAAAGAAGCCTAATCAGGATGAAGACTGCCGTCTAAATCTCTCCACATTGAATGCTAAACATGAGGATATAAACAATAAAGAAGAATGCATAGCTGAAGAGGATCAACAGACTGTAGAAGTTATACAGCCTGAGCAGCCGGCTCTGCCGGTCCGGCCTTCGGTACTCTGTGCCGGCTGTCCGCACCGCGCTTCTTTTTACGCGGTGAAAAAAGCCATGAAAGGTAAGAAAGCGGTCTTTTCCGGTGACATCGGCTGCTATACACTTGGTAATGCAAGTCCGCTGGAGATGGTTGACACCTGCCTCTGCATGGGTGCAGGCATTACGATTGCCCAGGGACTGCACCGCGCTGAACCGGATACGGTTAATTTTGCATTTATCGGTGATTCAACCTTTTTTCATACAGGCATTGCCGGTGTGATTAATGCTGTTTACAATGAAACCGATATCGTATTGATCATTCTCGACAATTCGACAACGGCGATGACAGGTCATCAGCCACACCCGGGCACCGGGAAAACCATGATGGGAAATATCGCTGAAAAAATTAGTATTCCGGCTGTCCTTCAAGCCTTGGGTGTTAAACAGATTACGACATGCAATCCGCTCAACTTAAAACAAGCGGTCGCTGCCATCCAAGATGCTGCAGCGGTGCGTGGCGTTTCAGCGGTGATCTTTGAATATCCGTGCATTGCAATAGCCAAACCAGGGCCGCAATTCACAGTTGATCCCGGAAA
- a CDS encoding PLP-dependent cysteine synthase family protein produces the protein MYDNILETIGHTPLVRINRLNPKPHVALYAKLEGFNPTGSIKDRIALKMIEQAEACGSLVPGKTIIEPTSGNTGIGLAMIGAVKGYKVEIVMSEAVSLERRKMIEAFGARTILTDPSEGTDGAIRKAHELCRMYPEKYFMPNQFSNEYNKLAHYYTTAHEIWEETHGKVTHYVSALGTSGTLMGVGMGLKDKNPAVQIIEAHPEKGHYIQGLKNMEEAIVPEIYDPSKIDRTVMIESEAAFAMARAIVLQEGIFVGMSSGAAMIAALECIKDIEEGLIVVLFADRGEKYLSTNLFNLAE, from the coding sequence GTGTACGATAATATTCTTGAGACCATTGGCCATACTCCGCTGGTCCGGATTAACAGATTAAATCCGAAGCCGCACGTTGCGCTGTATGCAAAACTGGAGGGCTTTAATCCGACTGGAAGCATCAAAGACCGCATTGCCTTAAAAATGATCGAGCAAGCCGAAGCGTGTGGCTCGCTTGTCCCCGGCAAGACCATTATTGAACCGACTTCCGGAAACACAGGGATTGGCCTCGCCATGATCGGTGCCGTCAAAGGATATAAGGTAGAAATCGTGATGAGCGAAGCCGTATCTCTGGAGCGCCGCAAAATGATTGAAGCTTTTGGTGCCAGGACAATCCTGACCGACCCATCCGAGGGAACTGACGGAGCGATCCGCAAAGCACACGAGCTCTGCAGGATGTATCCAGAGAAATATTTTATGCCAAACCAATTCTCAAACGAGTACAATAAGCTCGCCCATTATTATACGACTGCGCATGAAATATGGGAGGAGACCCACGGAAAAGTCACTCACTACGTTTCCGCACTTGGTACCTCAGGGACGCTCATGGGTGTTGGCATGGGTCTTAAGGACAAGAATCCTGCGGTTCAAATTATTGAAGCCCACCCTGAAAAGGGCCATTATATTCAGGGTCTTAAAAACATGGAAGAGGCTATTGTACCGGAAATCTATGATCCCAGCAAGATAGACCGGACAGTCATGATTGAATCTGAGGCCGCTTTTGCCATGGCCAGAGCCATCGTTCTCCAGGAAGGCATCTTTGTCGGGATGAGCAGCGGAGCCGCAATGATTGCAGCTTTGGAATGCATCAAAGATATTGAGGAAGGATTGATCGTGGTCCTGTTTGCCGATCGCGGGGAAAAATATCTGAGTACGAATCTATTTAATTTAGCTGAATAA